From Candidatus Binatia bacterium:
ACGAAGTCCCCCTAGTGCTGCGACCGCTCCATCATGTCTTCCAGGTGCTTCTCCGAGTCCATCGAAGCCGCCTGAGGACCGGTATCTCCGAGGAACCTCGGCACCACATGGGGCGCAAGAGGCACGGCCACTTGGAGCTTCTCGGTGCGAGGGGTCAAGCAGGTATTGTCGTCGCACGCCTGGTAGCGCACCGTCACTCCGAGCGTCACGACGTTCGGCTCGACCGGACGCATGAGGCAAACGAGCTTCGAGTTCGCCCATCTGGGGATTGGGATGTCGACGGTCCCATTCCACACCTGAAGATCCACATCGAGTGCGTCGAGCCGTAAGGGCTCGGTCGGCGGGAGGATGGCCGCTTGTACGACCAACCCCTCCGGGCCCTCGACCGTGACCTGCGTCGCCACCATACCGTCGGGAACCGGTTCACCGTAGATGTGAAGTCCGTCGCGCAGCTCGAAGCGCACGACG
This genomic window contains:
- a CDS encoding protein-disulfide reductase DsbD family protein, whose amino-acid sequence is MIDGSIEEPILRRRQSEFGILNTFIDEADGLFSGIPYPGTYVLDEDGIVREKFFPRHLANRESADTVLESSLGRVLMGDDDPSANGGDDDVKITAFFHGGPLKSGPLRRLVVRFELRDGLHIYGEPVPDGMVATQVTVEGPEGLVVQAAILPPTEPLRLDALDVDLQVWNGTVDIPIPRWANSKLVCLMRPVEPNVVTLGVTVRYQACDDNTCLTPRTEKLQVAVPLAPHVVPRFLGDTGPQAASMDSEKHLEDMMERSQH